A window of the Streptomyces sp. JB150 genome harbors these coding sequences:
- a CDS encoding undecaprenyl-diphosphate phosphatase, whose product MSWFESLILGLVQGLTEFLPVSSSAHLRLTAAFSGWDDPGAAFTAITQIGTETAVLIYFRQDIGRILAAWSRSLYDKAWRKDHDAQMGWLVIVGSIPIGVLGVTLKDQIEGPFRDLRLTATMLIVVGVIIGIADRLAARDETGGRHRAVKQRKGLQDLGVRDGLIFGLCQAAALIPGVSRSGATISGGLFMGYQREAAARYSFLLAIPAVLASGLFELKDAMEGGHVSWGPTIFATIIAFGTGYAVIAWFMKFISTKSFMPFVWYRLVLGVVLIVLVMMGVISPHAGESAH is encoded by the coding sequence ATGTCTTGGTTCGAATCACTCATCCTCGGACTCGTCCAGGGGCTGACCGAGTTCCTCCCCGTGTCCTCCAGCGCCCACCTGCGGCTGACCGCAGCCTTCTCGGGCTGGGACGACCCGGGTGCCGCCTTCACGGCGATCACCCAGATCGGCACGGAGACCGCCGTGCTGATCTACTTCCGCCAGGACATCGGCCGGATCCTCGCCGCGTGGTCGCGCTCCCTGTACGACAAGGCATGGCGCAAGGACCACGACGCCCAGATGGGCTGGCTGGTGATCGTCGGGTCCATCCCGATCGGCGTGCTCGGCGTGACGCTCAAGGACCAGATCGAGGGCCCGTTCCGCGATCTGCGGCTCACCGCGACGATGCTGATCGTGGTCGGCGTGATCATCGGCATCGCCGACCGGCTGGCGGCCCGCGACGAGACCGGCGGCCGGCACCGCGCGGTCAAGCAGCGCAAGGGCTTGCAGGACCTCGGCGTGCGGGACGGCCTGATCTTCGGCCTGTGCCAGGCCGCCGCCCTCATCCCGGGCGTCTCCCGCTCCGGCGCGACCATCAGCGGCGGCCTGTTCATGGGCTACCAGCGCGAGGCCGCGGCCCGCTACTCCTTCCTGCTCGCCATCCCCGCGGTGCTGGCCTCCGGCCTGTTCGAACTCAAGGACGCGATGGAGGGCGGGCACGTCTCGTGGGGGCCGACGATCTTCGCGACGATCATCGCGTTCGGCACCGGATACGCGGTCATCGCGTGGTTCATGAAGTTTATCTCCACCAAGAGCTTCATGCCGTTCGTCTGGTACCGGCTGGTGCTCGGTGTGGTGCTGATCGTGCTGGTCATGATGGGTGTGATCAGTCCGCACGCGGGCGAATCGGCCCACTGA
- a CDS encoding DUF4291 domain-containing protein encodes MNDQYDERPDPEPRFRVRARHTDTTLTVYQAYRPEIGRVAARTGRFPATWKRDRMTWINPSFLWMMYRCGWGTKENQETVLAVEITREGFLWALRHACLPHYVPELHPDRAAWQRQLRRAPARVQWDPERYLRFTALPHRSLQLGLAGEAAARYADEWIVGIEDVTPLATEIHGLVRAGKPDRAARLLPVERPYPLDDEVLAHLRA; translated from the coding sequence GTGAACGATCAGTACGACGAACGGCCGGATCCGGAGCCCCGGTTCCGGGTCCGCGCCCGGCACACCGACACCACGCTCACCGTCTACCAGGCCTATCGCCCGGAGATCGGACGGGTCGCCGCCCGCACCGGCCGCTTCCCGGCCACCTGGAAGCGCGACCGGATGACCTGGATCAATCCGTCCTTCCTGTGGATGATGTACCGCTGCGGCTGGGGCACGAAGGAGAACCAGGAGACCGTCCTCGCCGTCGAGATCACCCGTGAGGGCTTCCTGTGGGCGCTGCGGCACGCCTGCCTCCCCCACTACGTCCCGGAACTCCACCCCGACCGGGCCGCCTGGCAGCGGCAGCTGCGGCGGGCGCCCGCGCGCGTGCAGTGGGACCCCGAACGCTACCTGCGCTTCACCGCCCTGCCGCACCGGTCGCTGCAGCTGGGACTCGCGGGCGAGGCCGCGGCGCGGTACGCGGACGAGTGGATCGTCGGCATCGAGGACGTGACCCCGCTCGCCACGGAGATCCACGGCCTGGTCCGCGCCGGGAAGCCGGACCGGGCGGCCAGACTGCTGCCCGTGGAGCGGCCGTATCCGCTGGACGACGAGGTGCTGGCGCATCTGCGGGCGTAG
- a CDS encoding nuclear transport factor 2 family protein: protein MTQRAELATVMDRLAVDGLITDYAVAVDDGDWQAYRELFTPDGRADYRSAGGIEGEARTVAAWLAESLGAFPERQHLIVNRRVRFGILERDTGDTARVQADYVTPLGSAAPGGASGPAELFCGGRYSFGLLRTVDGWRLREVIAREKWRRSPGRERAAGTS from the coding sequence ATGACGCAGCGCGCGGAGCTCGCGACCGTGATGGACCGGCTGGCGGTGGACGGACTGATCACCGACTACGCCGTGGCCGTGGACGACGGCGACTGGCAGGCGTACCGAGAACTGTTCACCCCGGACGGCCGGGCGGACTACCGCTCGGCCGGCGGGATCGAGGGCGAGGCGCGGACGGTCGCCGCCTGGCTCGCCGAGAGCCTGGGGGCGTTTCCGGAGCGGCAGCATCTGATCGTCAACCGCCGGGTGCGGTTCGGGATCCTGGAGCGCGACACGGGCGACACGGCGCGCGTGCAGGCCGACTACGTCACTCCGCTGGGCTCGGCCGCCCCCGGCGGCGCGTCCGGGCCGGCCGAGCTGTTCTGCGGCGGCCGGTACTCCTTCGGTCTGCTGCGCACGGTCGACGGGTGGCGGCTGCGCGAGGTGATCGCGCGGGAGAAGTGGCGCCGGTCCCCGGGGCGCGAACGGGCGGCGGGGACCAGCTGA
- the lnt gene encoding apolipoprotein N-acyltransferase has product MKTFGQWLVSPWRRSVLAAAAGALPVFAFPGPSLWWLGLVALVPWILLARTAPTGRRALHDGWWGGCGFMLAVHHWLLPNLHVFTFVIAALLGALWAPWGWLVRRFLGGAPTPGRVAAALAVLPSAWLAVELVRSWQGLGGPWGMLGASQWRVEPALRLASVGGVWLLSFLVVAVNTAVAVLIAVRAARVPAVAGLLAAAAVTATAWSWAPRPEVRGEVRIAVVQPGVIDGPGKRFDRQERLTRQLAGQDLDLIVWGESSVGFDLTTRRDLARRLADLARLTDTPVLVNVDARRSDRPGIYKSSVLVGPGGVTGDRYDKMRLVPFGEYIPARSLLGWATSVGEAAGEDRRRGTRQVVMDVGGGLRVGPMVCFESAFPDMSRSLARSGADVLIAQSATSTFQQSWAPAQHGSLAALRAAETGRPMVHATLTGISAVHGPEGQRIGSWLGTDESTAEVYAVPLAAGTTPYARFGAWPVYGALLVLTGWAVAEGAVRRPGRSAPAPRVPPARTVRASPARPGR; this is encoded by the coding sequence ATGAAGACGTTCGGTCAGTGGCTCGTCTCCCCGTGGCGGCGTTCCGTCCTCGCCGCGGCGGCGGGCGCGCTGCCGGTGTTCGCGTTTCCCGGCCCGTCCCTGTGGTGGTTGGGCCTTGTCGCGCTGGTGCCGTGGATCCTGCTGGCCCGGACCGCGCCGACCGGCCGGCGGGCGCTGCACGACGGCTGGTGGGGCGGGTGCGGGTTCATGCTGGCGGTGCACCACTGGCTGCTGCCGAACCTGCATGTGTTCACGTTCGTCATCGCGGCGCTGCTCGGCGCGCTGTGGGCGCCGTGGGGATGGCTGGTGCGCCGCTTCCTGGGCGGCGCTCCCACGCCGGGCCGGGTCGCGGCCGCCCTGGCCGTGCTGCCGTCGGCCTGGCTGGCGGTGGAGCTGGTGCGCTCCTGGCAGGGACTCGGGGGCCCCTGGGGGATGCTGGGCGCCAGTCAGTGGCGCGTGGAACCGGCGCTGCGGCTGGCCTCGGTGGGCGGGGTGTGGCTGCTGAGCTTCCTGGTGGTGGCCGTCAACACGGCCGTCGCGGTGCTGATCGCGGTGCGTGCCGCACGGGTGCCGGCGGTGGCCGGGCTGCTGGCCGCGGCGGCGGTCACGGCGACGGCCTGGTCGTGGGCGCCGCGCCCGGAGGTGCGCGGCGAGGTGCGGATCGCGGTCGTGCAGCCGGGGGTGATCGACGGCCCCGGCAAGCGGTTCGACCGGCAGGAGCGGCTGACCCGGCAGCTGGCCGGCCAGGACCTGGATCTGATCGTGTGGGGCGAGAGCAGCGTCGGCTTCGATCTGACGACCCGGCGCGACCTGGCGCGGCGGCTGGCGGACCTCGCCCGTCTGACGGACACGCCGGTTCTGGTCAACGTAGACGCCCGGCGCTCGGACCGGCCCGGCATCTACAAGAGTTCGGTCCTGGTCGGTCCCGGCGGGGTGACCGGCGACCGGTACGACAAGATGCGGCTGGTGCCGTTCGGTGAGTACATCCCCGCGCGGTCGCTGCTCGGCTGGGCCACGTCGGTCGGCGAGGCGGCCGGCGAGGACCGGCGGCGCGGCACCCGGCAGGTGGTGATGGACGTCGGCGGCGGTCTGCGGGTGGGGCCGATGGTGTGCTTCGAGTCGGCGTTCCCCGACATGAGCCGCAGCCTCGCCCGCTCCGGGGCGGACGTGCTGATCGCCCAGTCGGCGACCTCGACCTTCCAGCAGAGCTGGGCGCCCGCGCAGCACGGGTCGCTGGCCGCGCTGCGCGCCGCGGAGACCGGCCGCCCGATGGTGCACGCGACGCTGACCGGGATCTCCGCGGTGCACGGTCCCGAGGGGCAGCGGATCGGCTCCTGGCTGGGCACGGACGAGAGCACCGCCGAGGTCTACGCGGTGCCGCTGGCCGCCGGGACGACGCCGTACGCCCGCTTCGGCGCCTGGCCGGTGTACGGGGCGCTGCTGGTGCTGACGGGGTGGGCGGTCGCCGAGGGGGCGGTCAGACGGCCGGGCCGGAGCGCTCCTGCACCGCGCGTACCACCCGCTCGCACAGTTCGTGCGTCGCCAGCGCGTCCCGGGCGCTGA
- a CDS encoding Gfo/Idh/MocA family oxidoreductase yields the protein MKVGCIGLGDIAQKAYLPVLGFLPGVELHLQTRTPATLDRVADSLHLPARQRHADLDALLAQGLDAAFVHAPTAVHPEIVTRLLEAGVPTYVDKPLAYRLADSERLVALAEERGVSLAVGFNRRHAPAYAQCADHPRELILMQKNRVGLPEEPRSMILDDFIHVVDTLRFLVPGPVDDVTVRFRAEAGLLHHVVLQLAGDGFTALGVMNRLSGSNEEILEVSGQDTKRQVTNLAEVIDHKGQPTVRRRGDWVPVARQRGIEQAVLAFLDAVRAGRVLSARDALATHELCERVVRAVQERSGPAV from the coding sequence GTGAAGGTCGGTTGCATCGGGCTCGGAGACATCGCGCAGAAGGCGTACCTGCCGGTGCTCGGGTTCCTGCCCGGGGTCGAACTGCACCTCCAGACCCGTACGCCCGCCACCCTCGACCGGGTCGCCGACAGCTTGCACCTGCCCGCCCGGCAGCGCCACGCCGACCTCGACGCGCTCCTCGCCCAGGGCCTCGACGCGGCCTTTGTGCACGCGCCCACCGCCGTCCACCCGGAGATCGTCACCCGGCTGCTGGAGGCGGGCGTACCGACGTACGTCGACAAGCCGCTCGCCTACCGACTGGCCGACTCCGAACGGCTCGTCGCGCTCGCCGAGGAGCGCGGGGTGAGCCTCGCCGTCGGCTTCAACCGCCGGCACGCGCCCGCCTACGCGCAGTGCGCGGACCATCCGCGCGAGCTGATCCTCATGCAGAAGAACCGCGTCGGGCTGCCGGAAGAGCCGCGGTCGATGATCCTCGACGACTTCATCCACGTCGTGGACACCCTGCGCTTCCTGGTGCCGGGGCCGGTCGACGACGTCACCGTGCGGTTCAGGGCCGAAGCCGGACTGCTCCACCACGTGGTGCTCCAGCTCGCCGGGGACGGCTTCACCGCGCTCGGCGTGATGAACCGGCTCAGCGGCTCCAACGAGGAGATCCTCGAGGTGTCCGGGCAGGACACCAAGCGGCAGGTGACCAACCTCGCCGAGGTGATCGACCACAAGGGGCAGCCGACCGTGCGGCGGCGCGGCGACTGGGTGCCGGTCGCCCGGCAGCGCGGCATCGAGCAGGCCGTCCTCGCCTTCCTCGACGCCGTCCGCGCGGGCAGGGTGCTCAGCGCCCGGGACGCGCTGGCGACGCACGAACTGTGCGAGCGGGTGGTACGCGCGGTGCAGGAGCGCTCCGGCCCGGCCGTCTGA
- a CDS encoding FAD-dependent monooxygenase, whose translation MAQPARAVVIGGGIGGLTAAVALHRGGHAVTVLERAHSLEPVGAAISLAPNALRALDVIGLGDTVRDLSAWQGDGGLRTPSGRWLSRSSAAAAERRFGGPLVLLHRATLIDHLAALLPEGVIRTACPAGLADPGDAHRPARVTTPDGELEADLVVAADGVRSAVRGALFPEHPGPAYSGFTTWRVVIPVPGVRFASHETWGRGRIWGTHPLKDGRVYAYAAAVTPAGGGAADERADLLRRYGDWHDPIPAVLAAARPEDVLRHDVYHLAEPLPAYHRGRVALLGDAAHAMPPTLGQGGNQAVEDAVVLAHHARDLPAYTAARLPRTTAIARQAVRIARLNMTGSRALAAVRNTALATLSLAAPALVLRGFDGIADWRPPQPPYASTGTNGADAGTAAGEQT comes from the coding sequence ATGGCACAGCCCGCGCGCGCCGTCGTCATCGGCGGTGGCATCGGCGGCCTCACCGCGGCCGTGGCCCTGCACCGCGGCGGCCACGCCGTCACCGTCCTGGAACGGGCCCACTCGCTGGAGCCCGTCGGCGCCGCCATCTCCCTGGCGCCCAACGCCCTGCGCGCACTGGACGTCATCGGCCTCGGTGACACCGTCCGCGACCTGTCCGCCTGGCAGGGCGACGGCGGACTGCGCACCCCGTCCGGCCGCTGGCTCTCCCGCTCCAGTGCCGCCGCGGCCGAGCGGCGCTTCGGCGGCCCCCTGGTGCTCCTGCACCGCGCCACCCTCATCGACCATCTCGCGGCGCTGCTCCCCGAGGGCGTGATCCGCACGGCCTGCCCGGCCGGGCTCGCCGACCCCGGCGACGCCCACCGCCCCGCCCGCGTCACCACCCCCGACGGCGAGCTGGAGGCCGACCTGGTGGTGGCCGCCGACGGCGTCCGCTCCGCCGTACGCGGCGCCCTCTTCCCCGAGCACCCCGGCCCCGCCTACTCCGGCTTCACCACCTGGCGCGTCGTCATCCCGGTGCCCGGCGTGCGGTTCGCGTCCCACGAGACCTGGGGCCGCGGCCGCATCTGGGGCACGCATCCCCTCAAGGACGGCCGGGTGTACGCGTACGCCGCCGCCGTCACCCCCGCCGGCGGAGGCGCCGCCGACGAGCGGGCCGACCTCCTGCGCCGCTACGGCGACTGGCACGACCCGATCCCGGCCGTCCTCGCCGCCGCCCGCCCCGAGGACGTCCTGCGCCACGACGTGTACCACCTCGCCGAGCCGCTGCCCGCCTACCACCGCGGCCGGGTCGCCCTCCTCGGCGACGCCGCCCACGCCATGCCGCCCACCCTCGGCCAGGGCGGCAACCAGGCCGTCGAGGACGCCGTCGTCCTCGCCCACCACGCCCGGGACCTGCCCGCCTACACCGCCGCCCGCCTGCCCCGGACGACGGCGATCGCCCGCCAGGCCGTCAGGATCGCCCGGCTCAACATGACCGGCAGCCGCGCGCTCGCCGCCGTACGGAACACCGCGCTCGCCACCCTCTCCCTGGCCGCCCCCGCGCTCGTCCTGCGCGGCTTCGACGGGATCGCCGACTGGCGGCCTCCGCAGCCCCCGTATGCTTCCACCGGAACCAACGGGGCGGACGCGGGCACCGCGGCAGGGGAGCAGACGTGA
- a CDS encoding TetR/AcrR family transcriptional regulator — MSVHTARDARSRADLVADTALALLAERGMRGLTHRAVDEAAGLPQGSTSNVARTRQALLELAVRRHADREARILALNEMPDPRGGLDSVVDGLSLAVHRSLTDHRDLLIARYELALEATRRPGLRASYDATGARFRDQLSALVTAMGSTSPERHVLSLVAWADGLMFSCAAGSFNDRVPSLDEVRAGLRELLGAMLGV; from the coding sequence ATGTCCGTACACACCGCCCGGGACGCCCGCTCACGTGCCGACCTCGTCGCCGACACCGCCCTCGCCCTGCTCGCCGAGCGCGGGATGCGCGGACTGACCCACCGGGCGGTCGACGAGGCGGCCGGACTGCCGCAGGGTTCGACGTCGAACGTGGCGCGCACCCGGCAGGCGCTGCTGGAGCTGGCGGTGCGCCGGCACGCGGACCGGGAGGCGCGGATCCTCGCCCTGAACGAGATGCCGGACCCGCGAGGCGGACTCGACTCCGTCGTGGACGGGCTGTCCCTGGCGGTGCACCGCTCCCTGACCGACCACCGCGACCTGCTGATCGCCCGCTACGAACTCGCCCTGGAGGCCACCCGCCGCCCCGGACTGCGCGCCTCCTACGACGCGACGGGCGCCCGGTTCCGCGACCAGCTCTCGGCGCTCGTCACGGCGATGGGGTCCACCTCCCCCGAGCGGCACGTCCTGTCCCTGGTCGCCTGGGCGGACGGGCTGATGTTCTCCTGCGCGGCGGGCTCGTTCAACGACCGGGTCCCCTCCCTGGACGAGGTACGGGCGGGGCTGCGGGAACTGCTGGGCGCGATGCTGGGCGTCTGA
- a CDS encoding tetratricopeptide repeat protein: MMERQEQAVPDAVMGRIGQVVMLHHAGDREEARLRFLQLWAEIGEHGDPLHRCTLAHYLADTQDDPSDELAWDLRALTAAEELSDDRLAAHHGTLAVRALYPSLHLNLAADYVKLGHHDAARTHLRRARGAVDALADDSYGDGVRAAIGRLELTLADAGPETEPPGGGPWGPPPQHRP, from the coding sequence GTGATGGAGCGGCAGGAGCAGGCGGTGCCGGACGCGGTGATGGGCCGGATCGGGCAGGTCGTGATGCTGCATCACGCGGGGGACCGGGAAGAGGCGCGGCTGAGATTCCTCCAGCTCTGGGCGGAGATCGGGGAGCACGGGGATCCGCTGCACCGCTGCACGCTGGCGCACTACCTGGCCGACACCCAGGACGACCCCTCGGACGAGCTGGCCTGGGACCTGCGCGCCCTGACGGCCGCGGAGGAGCTGAGCGACGACCGCCTCGCCGCCCACCACGGCACGCTCGCCGTGCGGGCCCTCTACCCCTCCCTCCACCTCAACCTGGCCGCCGACTACGTCAAGCTCGGCCACCACGACGCCGCCCGCACCCACCTGCGCCGCGCCCGCGGCGCGGTCGACGCCCTCGCCGACGACAGCTACGGCGACGGGGTGCGGGCGGCGATCGGCCGGCTGGAGCTGACCCTCGCCGACGCCGGCCCGGAGACCGAGCCTCCGGGCGGCGGACCGTGGGGGCCGCCGCCGCAGCACCGGCCCTGA
- the ung gene encoding uracil-DNA glycosylase: MTDIAMLPESWRGVLGDELQKPYFKELTEFVEEERAKGPVYPPREEVFAALDATPFERVKVLILGQDPYHGEGQGHGLCFSVRPGVKTPPSLRNIYKEMQEELGLPVPDNGYLMPWARQGVLLLNAVLTVRAGEANSHKGKGWEKFTDAVIRAVAERPDPAVFVLWGNYAQKKLPLIDETRHVVVKGAHPSPLSAKKFFGSRPFTQINEAVARQGHEPIDWRIPNLGA; this comes from the coding sequence GTGACCGACATCGCCATGCTGCCCGAGTCCTGGCGCGGGGTCCTGGGCGACGAACTCCAGAAGCCCTATTTCAAGGAGCTGACGGAGTTCGTCGAGGAGGAGCGGGCGAAGGGTCCCGTCTACCCGCCGCGGGAGGAGGTCTTCGCCGCGCTCGACGCCACGCCGTTCGAGCGGGTGAAGGTGCTCATCCTCGGCCAGGACCCGTACCACGGCGAGGGCCAGGGACACGGTCTGTGCTTCTCCGTCCGCCCCGGCGTGAAGACCCCGCCGTCGCTGCGGAACATCTACAAGGAGATGCAGGAGGAGCTGGGCCTGCCCGTCCCGGACAACGGCTACCTCATGCCGTGGGCCCGGCAGGGCGTGTTGCTGCTGAACGCGGTCCTCACGGTCCGCGCGGGCGAGGCCAACTCGCACAAGGGCAAGGGCTGGGAGAAGTTCACGGACGCGGTGATCCGCGCGGTGGCCGAGCGCCCGGACCCGGCGGTCTTCGTACTGTGGGGGAACTACGCCCAGAAGAAGCTGCCCCTGATCGACGAGACCCGGCACGTGGTGGTGAAGGGCGCCCACCCCTCCCCGCTGTCCGCGAAGAAGTTCTTCGGCTCGCGCCCCTTCACCCAGATCAACGAGGCCGTCGCCCGCCAGGGCCACGAGCCCATCGACTGGCGCATCCCCAACCTGGGCGCCTGA
- a CDS encoding ABC transporter substrate-binding protein, with amino-acid sequence MFNRNRCLRQVAAIASISLVTGCGLFSDSGEADESPIVVGTTSAPTTLDPAASWDGSWELFRNVYQTLLSYPNGSTTPQPDAAESCEFTDTANRVYRCELREGLKFSDGSALDAKAVKHSIDRILTIKAPSGPAGLLGSLNRVQARGEREVVFHLKTSDATFPFVLATPAMSIVPPGSYPADALREGDDIVGSGPYKLQSYQENDHAELVTNDHYEGYAERRNDAVTIRYFQDSSAMVKALKAQEIDLTYRGLAADDIVDLQSKDPDEPLQLVEGAGIDISYLVFNPSDRWAGKAAVRRAVAQLVDRATIAHKIYKNTVEPLYSMVPNGITGHSTGYFDDYGDPDADKARAILTEAGITEPVPLTFWYTTDRYGSETAVLFQELKRQLEASGLFEITLKSRPWKTYVEGYQKGEYPVFGRGWFPDFPDADNYIAPFVGKENALGTPYPAPEITGDLLPRSRRETDRGQVEREFEAAQQILVDDARLLPLWQGKQYIAASEEISGGERALDPSTIMLMWELDRKTSW; translated from the coding sequence GTGTTCAACCGGAACCGATGCCTGCGGCAAGTGGCGGCGATCGCTTCCATATCCCTGGTGACCGGCTGCGGCCTGTTCTCCGACAGCGGGGAGGCCGACGAGAGCCCGATCGTCGTGGGGACCACCAGCGCGCCCACCACCCTGGATCCCGCCGCGTCCTGGGACGGCTCCTGGGAGCTGTTCCGGAACGTCTACCAGACGCTGCTCAGCTACCCCAACGGCTCGACCACGCCCCAGCCCGACGCCGCGGAGAGCTGCGAGTTCACCGACACCGCGAACCGGGTCTACCGCTGTGAGCTGCGTGAGGGGCTGAAGTTCTCCGACGGCAGCGCGCTCGACGCCAAGGCCGTCAAGCACTCGATCGACCGCATCCTGACCATCAAGGCGCCGTCCGGGCCCGCCGGGCTGCTGGGCAGCCTGAACCGGGTGCAGGCGCGCGGCGAGCGGGAGGTCGTCTTCCACCTGAAGACCTCCGACGCCACCTTCCCGTTCGTCCTCGCCACCCCGGCGATGTCCATCGTCCCGCCGGGCAGCTACCCGGCCGACGCGCTGCGCGAGGGCGACGACATCGTCGGCTCCGGGCCGTACAAGCTCCAGTCGTACCAGGAGAACGACCACGCGGAGCTGGTCACCAACGATCACTACGAGGGGTACGCCGAGCGCCGCAACGACGCGGTGACCATCCGGTACTTCCAGGACTCGAGCGCCATGGTGAAGGCCCTCAAGGCGCAGGAGATCGACCTGACCTACCGCGGTCTCGCCGCCGACGACATCGTCGACCTGCAGAGCAAGGACCCCGACGAGCCGCTGCAGCTGGTCGAGGGCGCCGGCATCGACATCAGCTACCTGGTGTTCAACCCCAGCGACCGGTGGGCCGGCAAGGCCGCCGTGCGCAGGGCCGTCGCGCAGCTCGTGGACCGGGCGACCATCGCCCACAAGATCTACAAGAACACCGTGGAGCCGCTGTACTCCATGGTCCCCAACGGCATCACCGGCCACTCCACCGGCTACTTCGACGACTACGGCGACCCCGACGCCGACAAGGCCCGCGCGATCCTCACCGAGGCGGGCATCACCGAGCCGGTCCCGCTCACGTTCTGGTACACCACCGACCGCTACGGCTCCGAGACCGCGGTGCTCTTCCAGGAGCTGAAGCGCCAGCTGGAGGCGTCCGGGCTGTTCGAGATCACCCTGAAGAGCCGGCCCTGGAAGACGTACGTCGAGGGCTACCAGAAGGGCGAGTACCCGGTGTTCGGGCGCGGCTGGTTCCCCGACTTCCCCGACGCCGACAACTACATCGCGCCGTTCGTCGGCAAGGAGAACGCCCTCGGTACGCCCTACCCGGCGCCCGAGATCACCGGTGACCTGCTGCCCCGCTCCCGCCGGGAGACCGACCGCGGGCAGGTGGAGCGGGAGTTCGAGGCGGCCCAGCAGATCCTCGTCGACGACGCGCGGCTGCTGCCGCTGTGGCAGGGCAAGCAGTACATCGCGGCCAGCGAGGAGATCTCCGGCGGCGAGCGGGCGCTCGACCCGTCGACGATCATGCTGATGTGGGAGCTGGACCGGAAGACCAGCTGGTGA
- a CDS encoding SDR family oxidoreductase gives MTELSGKVALITGASRGIGYGIAEALVARGDRVCITGRGEDALKEAVEKLGADRVIGVAGKAHDEAHQARAVERTMEAFGRVDYLVNNAGTNPVFGPIADLDLDVARKVFETNVVSALGFAQRTWHAWQKDNGGAIVNIASVAGLAPSPFIGAYGISKAAMINLTVQLAHEFAPGVRVNAIAPAVVKTKFAQALYEGREEEAAAAYPLKRLGVPSDIGGAAAFLTSEQADWITGQTLVVDGGVFLNSGVA, from the coding sequence ATGACTGAACTCTCGGGCAAGGTCGCGCTCATCACGGGCGCCAGCCGGGGCATCGGCTACGGCATCGCGGAAGCACTGGTCGCCCGCGGCGACCGGGTCTGCATCACCGGACGGGGCGAGGACGCCCTGAAGGAGGCCGTCGAGAAGCTCGGCGCCGACCGGGTGATCGGCGTGGCCGGCAAGGCCCACGACGAGGCCCACCAGGCGCGCGCCGTGGAGCGCACCATGGAGGCCTTCGGCCGGGTCGACTACCTGGTCAACAACGCCGGCACCAACCCGGTGTTCGGCCCGATCGCCGATCTCGACCTCGATGTCGCCCGCAAGGTCTTCGAGACCAACGTGGTCTCGGCGCTCGGCTTCGCCCAGCGCACCTGGCACGCCTGGCAGAAGGACAACGGCGGCGCGATCGTCAACATCGCCTCCGTCGCGGGCCTCGCGCCCTCGCCCTTCATCGGCGCCTACGGCATCAGCAAGGCCGCGATGATCAACCTGACGGTGCAGCTGGCGCACGAGTTCGCGCCCGGCGTCCGGGTCAACGCGATCGCCCCGGCCGTGGTCAAGACCAAGTTCGCCCAGGCTCTGTACGAGGGCCGCGAGGAGGAGGCGGCCGCGGCCTACCCGCTGAAGCGGCTCGGCGTGCCGTCCGACATCGGCGGCGCCGCCGCGTTCCTCACCTCCGAGCAGGCGGACTGGATCACCGGCCAGACCCTGGTCGTGGACGGCGGCGTCTTCCTGAACTCGGGTGTCGCCTGA
- the fabG gene encoding 3-oxoacyl-ACP reductase FabG, giving the protein MSTTEQRVAVVTGAARGIGAATAVRLAAEGRAVAVIDLDEAACKDTVEKITAAGGKAIAVGCDVSDEAQVEAAVARIADELGAPTILVNNAGVLRDNLLFKMSVSDWDTVMNVHLKGSFLMTRAVQKHMVDAGFGRIVNLSSSSALGNRGQANYSAAKAGLQGFTKTLAKELGKFGITANAVAPGFIATDMTAATAERVGMGFEDFKAAAASMIPVQRVGEPDDIANAVAFFTGEAAGFVSGQVLYVAGGPLD; this is encoded by the coding sequence ATGTCCACCACTGAGCAGCGGGTCGCGGTCGTCACCGGCGCCGCGCGCGGCATCGGCGCCGCCACCGCCGTACGACTGGCCGCCGAGGGCCGCGCGGTCGCCGTGATCGACCTCGACGAGGCCGCCTGCAAGGACACCGTGGAGAAGATCACCGCGGCGGGCGGCAAGGCGATCGCGGTCGGCTGTGACGTCTCGGACGAGGCGCAGGTCGAGGCGGCCGTCGCGCGGATCGCCGACGAGCTGGGCGCCCCGACGATCCTCGTCAACAACGCGGGTGTGCTCCGCGACAACCTGCTGTTCAAGATGAGCGTCTCCGACTGGGACACCGTCATGAACGTGCACCTCAAGGGTTCGTTCCTGATGACCCGGGCGGTCCAGAAGCACATGGTCGACGCCGGCTTCGGACGGATCGTCAATCTCTCCTCGTCCTCCGCGCTCGGCAACCGCGGCCAGGCCAACTACTCCGCCGCCAAGGCCGGTCTCCAGGGCTTCACCAAGACCCTCGCCAAGGAGCTGGGCAAGTTCGGCATCACCGCCAACGCCGTCGCCCCCGGCTTCATCGCCACCGACATGACCGCCGCCACCGCCGAGCGGGTCGGCATGGGCTTCGAGGACTTCAAGGCCGCCGCCGCCTCGATGATCCCCGTGCAGCGCGTCGGTGAGCCGGACGACATCGCCAACGCCGTCGCCTTCTTCACCGGCGAGGCGGCCGGCTTCGTCTCCGGCCAGGTGCTGTACGTTGCCGGCGGACCGCTCGACTAG